A single window of Nakaseomyces glabratus chromosome G, complete sequence DNA harbors:
- a CDS encoding uncharacterized protein (CAGL0G09757g~Has domain(s) with predicted DNA binding, RNA polymerase II transcription factor activity, sequence-specific DNA binding, zinc ion binding activity and role in regulation of transcription, DNA-templated, transcription, DNA-templated): MGRPKKAVSEENIERFQRELELAGDKLDVLLKDKKGRSRSCLLCRRRKQRCDHKLPSCTACLKAAVKCVQPARYFTSSNNSSASSPNTPQSKPDKIAKPKAKSTKKAKNSTVKGSEQSQHPHEYASKLQNVIDSQNFPVPNSHVANSMYRRNMPMQNNSHMMNMPYNGANDSIHMHLQQSPIVHQIHSPYINKEHHTDSNNSMTYASNPNSPLPNTSTTLQHFQHVYSNGNGSMNNIHTSNNMLPKQTSLPPLSTPLMKQEYNNFSMQRSPSNEQYVASCPESESSRINLPVSLTKVAKKNESKKKKNKNETNQDKDEYTLFLEKKLKYLEKIIDTQPNSPAYLKKIKQYKKISHLLGDIGNLEDIEKKLKKENNAAGSPQAGNNSLGQPSSAISTPTASIATPNSGILPLPPVQGNHSNVYPIRSPYTSNGTPVDSTNKDTIPALSSDSLDSVDFSKCIFGKYNLKEFLSYDPAFEFDEQLSRSFLDTFFTRLQFKYPLLDEDEIYTFHENYLKNQIYSYSETNFHFACGRMWMVFTISACLPMTTGKYKGQPPVRYFSTAIRHITRCGNKLTPVQELELSTLLVLYIVRTDSDSMLLYEIIKDVMNICKNKLQLHKWHANDQFASKKLRLFWCVYLLERMICVAVGKPYTIHENEIEVPFFDENSFFTHSTFNTSSPRRSGVHFINQSLKLRRIESHFVEVLKILPATERRTNNKSEIEKQLPVVKRAFHELELWRAGCLSNELRNFENETLKLYYYRSVRLLIQPFLEVLRPEDRLFRECQASAGQICQLYKIFHQKTVTGHSTPAVHTVFVAGVTLIYCMWLARNYDDEKRRKLGDISKHTRPLVSASLFSTMDDLRACSVCLYVMTERSHFAKIFRDTFDQLMNATVGNLIERCGPDSAELIYMKQNKKKGNTGKGNQITDVCGNSDEPRNKSNMSKEDSKNQTKSKADLDDEISSTSSDMMISKNGMPPAVDRTFGKRQASEHVGFVENSQVDLDNAEKEKLKMQKGVLEKTTVPKGLSHLLIEENEMLMEENNKCNEEKSQSLLSKNSPEPTHLIRNTESVKSMDSSGTSSPVINEYIVQKPINATSFDWNLFKQQAFLQQHLAQQNLQAYLSSLKYENDGLESNSASEQAGHSTSFTGQLGFNPSTDNRFNMNNGARNQNGFPTLINSPSASLGANSPPLTTETYPPHANVSSSKKEERDPNLHYSSSVNNQSPLHSVTSAHTPNNQTSQPGNPTSYSSANPNNNILNVSSNTANNKTNGMILFSNGTHDMINNISTWTNDSVVEFMNTEDDGLNSKSTGEMSQTKTTSVQKPNEFTSGNANTGGQNTISRSGTPAWSMANGYMSGITFSSGTDARNDTSNGSNPTSNNNGNNSNIDGYNMNIFSSMGSLLHNGAPSVDADGNNDGTEIYSEMLF, encoded by the coding sequence ATGGGAAGACCTAAAAAAGCAGTAAGTGAAGAAAACATAGAGAGGTTTCAGAGAGAGTTGGAACTCGCGGGAGATAAATTGGATGTTCTTCTGAAAGACAAGAAAGGTAGATCGAGATCATGCCTTCTTTGCAGAAGACGTAAACAGAGGTGTGATCACAAGCTTCCCAGTTGTACAGCTTGTCTCAAAGCTGCTGTCAAGTGTGTTCAACCAGCTCGATACTTCACTTCTAGCAATAACTCATCGGCTAGCAGCCCAAATACACCGCAATCAAAACCCGACAAAATTGCAAAACCGAAAGCAAAATCAACAAAGAAAGCTAAAAATTCTACTGTTAAGGGTTCAGAACAATCACAACATCCACACGAATACGCATCTAAGTTACAAAACGTTATAGATTCCCAAAACTTCCCAGTACCTAACTCCCATGTTGCGAATTCCATGTATAGAAGAAATATGCCAATGCAGAATAATTCTCATATGATGAATATGCCTTATAATGGAGCTAACGATTCTATACACATGCATCTACAACAAAGTCCGATCGTGCACCAGATACATTCGCCTTACATTAATAAAGAACATCATACAGATTCCAATAACTCGATGACATATGCATCTAATCCAAACTCTCCCTTACCAAACACATCTACCACGTTACAGCATTTCCAGCATGTATATTCAAATGGTAATGGCTCAATGAATAACATTCATACCTCTAATAATATGCTCCCCAAGCAGACAAGCTTACCACCTTTATCAACACCTTTGATGAAGCAGGAATACAACAACTTTTCAATGCAAAGGAGCCCTTCAAATGAACAATATGTAGCATCGTGCCCAGAATCCGAATCCTCAAGGATAAATTTACCAGTTTCTCTAACAAAGGTAGCTAAGAAAAATGAGtcgaagaaaaagaagaataaaaatgaaacgAATCAAGACAAGGATGAATATACATTATTCttggaaaagaaacttAAATATCTGGAGAAAATTATAGACACACAACCAAACTCTCCTGCCtacttgaaaaaaatcaagCAATATAAGAAGATTTCCCATCTTCTTGGGGATATAGGAAACTTAGAAgacattgaaaagaaacttaagaaagaaaataatgcTGCAGGTTCACCACAAGCTGGTAACAATTCATTGGGGCAACCATCTTCAGCTATTTCTACTCCAACAGCATCCATAGCTACACCAAATTCTGGTATTCTACCTCTGCCACCTGTGCAAGGGAACCATTCTAATGTTTATCCAATTAGATCACCATACACTTCTAATGGAACCCCGGTAGATTCTACAAACAAGGATACAATACCGGCATTGTCTTCGGACTCCTTAGATTCAGTCGATTTTTCGAAGTGCATATTCGGAAAGTATAACCTTAAAGAGTTCTTATCATATGACCCTGCGTTTGAGTTTGACGAGCAACTATCGAGATCATTCTTAGACACCTTTTTCACCAGATTGCAATTCAAATATCCACTTttagatgaagatgaaatctACACATTTCATGAGAACTATTTGAAAAACCAAATTTATTCATATTCAGAGACAAACTTCCATTTTGCATGTGGCCGTATGTGGATGGTTTTCACAATTAGTGCATGTCTACCTATGACAACTGGTAAATATAAGGGACAACCTCCAGTACGGTATTTTTCAACTGCTATTAGACATATAACTAGATGTGGAAATAAACTTACTCCTGTCCAGGAACTAGAATTATCAACTCTGCTTGTATTATACATAGTTCGTACTGATAGCGACTCCATGCTTTTGTATGAAATTATCAAGGACGTTATGAACATATGCAAAAACAAACTGCAATTGCATAAGTGGCACGCAAATGACCAATTTGCAAGTAAGAAACTAAGATTATTCTGGTGTGTTTACTTATTAGAAAGGATGATTTGTGTTGCTGTTGGTAAACCATACACAATtcatgaaaatgaaatagaaGTACCATTTTTTGACGAAAATTCATTCTTCACACATAGCACTTTTAATACTTCGTCTCCAAGAAGAAGCGGAGTCCATTTTATCAATCAATCTTTGAAGCTAAGAAGAATCGAGTCACACTTTGTTGAGGTTTTAAAAATTCTACCGGCAACTGAAAGAAGGACTAACAATAAATCTgagattgaaaaacaaCTCCCTGTTGTGAAACGAGCATTTCATGAACTAGAGCTTTGGAGAGCTGGTTGTTTGAGCAACGAGTTGAGaaattttgagaatgaAACCCTAAAACTGTATTATTATAGATCTGTGAGATTATTAATCCAACCTTTCTTAGAGGTCCTCAGACCAGAGGATAGGCTTTTCAGGGAATGTCAAGCCTCTGCTGGACAAATTTGTCAACTTTACAAAATCTTTCATCAGAAAACGGTAACTGGTCATTCCACGCCTGCTGTACATACAGTATTTGTTGCTGGAGTTACGTTAATTTACTGTATGTGGTTAGCTAGGAATTACGATGACGAAAAGAGAAGGAAATTAGGTGATATTTCAAAACACACCAGGCCTCTTGTCAGTGCTAGTCTGTTCTCGACAATGGACGACCTGAGAGCGTGTTCAGTTTGTCTATATGTGATGACCGAAAGATCCCACTTCGCTAAAATTTTCCGTGATACTTTCGATCAATTGATGAATGCCACTGTTGGCAACCTTATCGAGCGTTGTGGTCCTGACTCAGCTGAATTAATCTATATGAAacaaaacaagaagaaaggaAATACAGGGAAAGGCAATCAAATCACAGATGTATGCGGAAACTCAGATGAACCTAGGAATAAATCTAATATGTCAAAGGAAGATTCCAaaaatcaaacaaaaagtAAAGCGGAtcttgatgatgaaatttcCTCTACTTCATCTGATATGATGATAAGCAAAAATGGTATGCCACCTGCTGTTGATAGAACTTTTGGTAAAAGACAAGCTAGTGAGCATGTTGGTTTTGTAGAAAACTCTCAAGTTGATCTTGATAATGCCGAGAAggaaaaactcaaaatGCAAAAAGGTGTGCTGGAAAAAACAACTGTTCCCAAGGGTTTGTCACATCTACTtatagaagaaaatgaaatgttaatggaagaaaacaacaaatgCAACGAGGAAAAGAGTCAATCCcttttatcaaaaaacaGTCCTGAACCTACTCACTTGATAAGAAATACAGAAAGTGTGAAAAGTATGGATAGCAGTGGTACAAGCTCACCTGTCataaatgaatatattgttcAGAAGCCTATTAATGCTACTTCGTTTGATTGGAACTTATTTAAACAACAAGCGTTCCTACAGCAACACCTGGCACAGCAAAATCTTCAAGCATATTTATCATCATtgaaatatgaaaatgatggCCTAGAATCTAATTCTGCTAGTGAACAGGCTGGACATTCTACTAGTTTTACAGGTCAACTTGGATTTAACCCATCCACTGATAACAGATTCAATATGAATAATGGTGCTAGAAACCAAAATGGATTCCCAACTTTGATTAATAGCCCATCTGCATCATTAGGTGCCAATTCACCTCCTTTAACGACAGAGACGTATCCACCTCATGCCAATGTGtcttcttccaaaaaaGAGGAACGCGACCCTAACCTGCATTATAGCAGTTCTGTTAATAACCAGTCACCTTTGCATTCGGTAACTAGTGCCCATACTCCGAATAACCAAACTTCTCAACCAGGAAATCCTACTTCATATTCCTCGGCTAATCCTAACAATAATATCTTGAATGTATCCTCCAATACTGCAAACAATAAAACAAATGGAATGATTCTGTTTAGTAATGGTACCCATGATAtgattaataatatttcaACCTGGACAAATGACTCAGTTGTCGAATTCATGAATACAGAAGATGACGGCTTGAATTCCAAAAGCACGGGTGAAATGTCACAAACCAAAACGACTAGCGTTCAGAAACCAAATGAATTTACCTCTGGTAATGCGAATACTGGAGGGCAAAATACCATAAGCAGAAGCGGTACTCCAGCTTGGAGTATGGCAAATGGATACATGTCTGGTATTACTTTTAGTAGTGGAACTGATGCAAGGAATGATACTAGTAATGGCTCCAACCCAACCAGTAACAATAATGGCAACAATAGTAATATCGATGGATACAAcatgaatatattttccAGCATGGGCTCTTTA